The proteins below come from a single Jaculus jaculus isolate mJacJac1 chromosome 12, mJacJac1.mat.Y.cur, whole genome shotgun sequence genomic window:
- the Pnoc gene encoding prepronociceptin isoform X1, whose product MKILLCDLLLLSVLASVFSSCPRDCLTCQEKLRPALDSFNLEVCILECEEKVLPSPVWTPCTKVMARSSWQPVPTAPEHVPAALDQPRASEMQHLKRMPRVRSLFQAHKEPEPGVDGAGELEQKQLQKRFGGFTGARKSARKLANQKRFSEFMRQYLVLSLQSSQRRRTLHQNGVQVIPRTACVQPQTCRLRVRIPSSPRH is encoded by the exons ATGAAAATCCTGCTCTGTGATCTCCTGCTGCTCAGCGTGCTGGCCAGTGTGTTCAGTAGTTGTCCCCGGGACTGCCTCACCTGCCAGGAGAAGCTCCGCCCAGCCCTGGACAGCTTCAACTTGGAG GTGTGCATCCTCGAGTGTGAAGAGAAGGTCTTGCCCAGCCCAGTCTGGACTCCGTGCACCAAGGTCATGGCCCGCAGCTCCTGGCAGCCCGTCCCTACCGCCCCGGAGCACGTGCCAGCAGCTCTTGACCAGCCCAGAGCCTCGGAGATGCAGCATCTCAAGAGGATGCCCCGGGTCAGGAGCCTGTTCCAAGCGCACAAAGAGCCGGAGCCCGGCGTGGACGGAGCCGGAGAGCTGGAGCAGAAACAGCTGCAGAAACGGTTCGGAGGCTTCACCGGGGCGCGGAAGTCAGCGCGGAAGTTGGCCAACCAGAAGCGGTTCAGTGAGTTTATGCGGCAGTACTTGGTCCTGAGCCTGCAGTCCAGCCAGCGCCGGCGCACCCTGCACCAGAATG gCGTCCAGGTGATCCCCCGAACAGCATGTGTCCAGCCCCAGACCTGCCGGCTGAGAGTCAGGATTCCTTCTTCCCCAAGGCACTGA
- the Pnoc gene encoding prepronociceptin isoform X2 produces MKILLCDLLLLSVLASVFSSCPRDCLTCQEKLRPALDSFNLEVCILECEEKVLPSPVWTPCTKVMARSSWQPVPTAPEHVPAALDQPRASEMQHLKRMPRVRSLFQAHKEPEPGVDGAGELEQKQLQKRFGGFTGARKSARKLANQKRFSEFMRQYLVLSLQSSQRRRTLHQNGNV; encoded by the exons ATGAAAATCCTGCTCTGTGATCTCCTGCTGCTCAGCGTGCTGGCCAGTGTGTTCAGTAGTTGTCCCCGGGACTGCCTCACCTGCCAGGAGAAGCTCCGCCCAGCCCTGGACAGCTTCAACTTGGAG GTGTGCATCCTCGAGTGTGAAGAGAAGGTCTTGCCCAGCCCAGTCTGGACTCCGTGCACCAAGGTCATGGCCCGCAGCTCCTGGCAGCCCGTCCCTACCGCCCCGGAGCACGTGCCAGCAGCTCTTGACCAGCCCAGAGCCTCGGAGATGCAGCATCTCAAGAGGATGCCCCGGGTCAGGAGCCTGTTCCAAGCGCACAAAGAGCCGGAGCCCGGCGTGGACGGAGCCGGAGAGCTGGAGCAGAAACAGCTGCAGAAACGGTTCGGAGGCTTCACCGGGGCGCGGAAGTCAGCGCGGAAGTTGGCCAACCAGAAGCGGTTCAGTGAGTTTATGCGGCAGTACTTGGTCCTGAGCCTGCAGTCCAGCCAGCGCCGGCGCACCCTGCACCAGAATGGTAATGTGTAG